From the genome of Mustela lutreola isolate mMusLut2 chromosome 16, mMusLut2.pri, whole genome shotgun sequence, one region includes:
- the PRSS54 gene encoding LOW QUALITY PROTEIN: inactive serine protease 54 (The sequence of the model RefSeq protein was modified relative to this genomic sequence to represent the inferred CDS: deleted 1 base in 1 codon), with the protein MVSAAVRFGDGRMRGMLLVLLYVSHSSASCGIQKASVIETSEEGLVNDKEFPWVVSLQDSQYTHLAFGSILSEFWIISIASILQNRPNVIVIVGIAKMDAKVISHEEYPVNTIIIHEDFDNETMTNNIALLKTDTAIEFSSLVQPICFLGRKLHVSPVLRNCWVAGWNPTSATGNHMTMSILRKISVKDIDLCPLHRIKKTGCGNHVEQETDAVCLGDPGNPMMCQLQKLNMWVLTGILSHGGEKCPGLFLYIKVEDYSDWIMSKTKKTSRPLSSFHHWEESFPFPSYSSHVIMTPKKHSGLGQGEWSQTYMQGHIKVTSHTLPTLPTLPTFPALPTNSSRKSLVMGEKGLGELGRSSVMAAQPMYYDYYGEAGDSGESTSGQNRLHWPQEIILFFSVLVFFCNGI; encoded by the exons GTTGTGGCATCCAGAAAGCCAGCGTTATAGAAACTTCCGAGGAGGGTTTGGTCAACGACAAGGAATTCCCGTGGGTGGTGTCGCTGCAGGATTCCCAGTACACCCACCTGGCTTTTGGCAGCATCCTTAGTGAGTTCTGGATCATCAGCATCGCATCCATCTTGCAGAACAGGCCA AACGTCATCGTTATAGTTGGTATAGCTAAGATGGATGCCAAAGTGATTTCTCATGAAGAGTATCCAGTCAACACCATCATCATCCATGAGGATTTTGATAATGAAACCATGACGAATAACATAGCCCTCCTGAAGACAGACACGGCAATAGAGTTCAGCAGCCTGGTCCAGCCCATCTGCTTCCTCGGCAGAAAGCTGCATGTGTCCCCAGTCTTGCGGAATTGCTGGGTGGCAGGATGGAATCCCACGTCCGCA ACAGGAAATCACATGACGATGAGTATCCTGAGGAAAATCTCCGTGAAAGACATCGACCTGTGTCCTTTACACAGAATCAAGAAAACAGGATGTGGCAATCACGTAGAGCAGGAAACTGATGCTGTCTGCTTG GGGGACCCAGGAAACCCAATGATGTGCCAGCTCCAGAAACTGAACATGTGGGTGCTGACAGGAATCTTGTCCCACGGTGGTGAGAAATGCCCCGGCCTATTTCTGTACATCAAGGTGGAAGACTATAGCGACTGGATTATGTCCAAGACTAAGAAAACCAGCCgtcccctctcttccttccaccACTGGGAGGAATCATTTCCTTTCCCCAGCTACTCATCCCATGTCATCATGACGCCGAAAAAACACTCCGGGCTGGGCCAGGGTGAATGGTCCCAAACATACATGCAAGGACATATAAAGGTCACCTCTCACACATTGCCAACATTGCCAACTTTGCCAACATTTCCAGCATTGCCAACAAACAGCTCTAGAAAGAGTCTAGTCATGGGGGAGAAAGGGTTAGGGGAATTAGGCAGGTCTTCTGTTATGGCCGCACAACCCATGTACTATGACTATTACGGGGAGGCTGGGGACAGCGGTGAGTCTACTTCAGGTCAGAACAGGTTACATTGGCCCCAAGAAATTATCTTGTTTTTCTCTGTGCTGGTTTTCTTTTGCAACGGTATCTAG